One Cellulomonas sp. Y8 DNA segment encodes these proteins:
- a CDS encoding DUF177 domain-containing protein has translation MERANHLDPRSPFVLDTHELGRRPGSMRRAHATVPAPEDLGTDVIGVPVGDDVELDLQLEAVMEGVFVSGSVRARAVGECVRCLDEVVEDLDVRVQELFVYPGRAEAAKDSGDDEEDLPELDGDLVDVEPLVRDAVVTALPFQPLCRDDCPGLCSICGAHLADDPQHSHETLDPRWAALGGLQSTLDEKRES, from the coding sequence GTGGAGCGCGCCAACCACCTCGATCCCCGCTCGCCGTTCGTGCTCGACACCCACGAGCTCGGCCGACGTCCGGGATCGATGCGTCGTGCCCACGCCACGGTGCCGGCTCCCGAGGACCTCGGTACCGACGTGATCGGCGTCCCCGTCGGCGACGACGTCGAGCTGGACCTCCAGCTCGAGGCCGTCATGGAGGGGGTGTTCGTCTCCGGCTCCGTGCGGGCCCGGGCGGTCGGGGAGTGCGTGCGCTGCCTGGACGAGGTGGTCGAGGATCTCGACGTCCGCGTCCAGGAGCTGTTCGTCTACCCCGGTCGCGCGGAGGCCGCGAAGGACAGCGGTGACGACGAGGAGGACCTCCCCGAGCTCGACGGCGACCTGGTCGACGTGGAGCCCCTGGTTCGGGACGCGGTCGTGACTGCGCTACCGTTCCAGCCGTTGTGCCGGGACGACTGCCCCGGGCTGTGCTCCATCTGCGGGGCGCACCTCGCGGACGACCCGCAGCATTCCCATGAGACCCTTGATCCTCGGTGGGCCGCCCTCGGTGGTCTGCAGAGCACGCTTGACGAGAAGAGAGAGAGCTAG
- the rpmF gene encoding 50S ribosomal protein L32 translates to MAVPKRKMSRSNTRARRSQWKTTATTLSTCPQCKSNMRPHQACPTCGAYAGRRYAEAMRTEHAG, encoded by the coding sequence GTGGCTGTTCCGAAGCGCAAGATGTCGCGCAGCAACACCCGTGCGCGTCGGTCGCAGTGGAAGACCACTGCCACGACGCTCAGCACCTGCCCGCAGTGCAAGTCGAACATGCGCCCGCACCAGGCGTGCCCGACGTGCGGCGCCTACGCCGGTCGGCGCTACGCCGAGGCGATGCGGACCGAGCACGCCGGCTGA
- the rsmD gene encoding 16S rRNA (guanine(966)-N(2))-methyltransferase RsmD — translation MTRVVAGSVGGRTLAVPPSGTRPTSERVREALFSRLEHLDAVEDARVLDGYAGSGALGLEAASRGAAHVVLVEWGKAAAEVCRKNVAALGLRDRVDVVRERVEAYVARPAEPWDLVLLDPPYDVPDATLAEVLAALVPALTVESVVVVERSTRSGPPPWPTAMHGFDTRTYGDTAVHLGARSPVDDEPADAPGGPADEDAPA, via the coding sequence GTGACCCGGGTCGTGGCCGGGTCGGTCGGCGGGCGCACGCTCGCGGTGCCGCCGTCGGGGACCCGCCCGACGAGCGAGCGGGTGCGCGAGGCGCTGTTCTCCCGGCTCGAGCACCTGGACGCCGTCGAGGACGCGCGGGTGCTGGACGGCTACGCCGGCTCGGGCGCGCTCGGCCTCGAGGCGGCGAGCCGCGGGGCGGCGCACGTCGTGCTCGTCGAGTGGGGGAAGGCCGCCGCCGAGGTGTGCCGGAAGAACGTCGCGGCCCTCGGCCTGCGCGACCGGGTGGACGTCGTGCGCGAGCGCGTCGAGGCCTACGTCGCGCGGCCCGCCGAGCCGTGGGACCTGGTGCTGCTGGACCCCCCGTACGACGTCCCCGACGCCACGCTGGCCGAGGTGCTGGCCGCGCTGGTGCCGGCGCTGACGGTCGAGTCGGTGGTGGTCGTCGAGCGGTCGACGCGCAGCGGCCCGCCGCCCTGGCCGACCGCGATGCACGGGTTCGACACCCGGACGTACGGCGACACCGCGGTGCACCTCGGCGCGCGCAGCCCGGTCGACGACGAGCCGGCCGACGCGCCCGGCGGCCCCGCCGACGAGGACGCCCCGGCCTGA
- a CDS encoding ATP-dependent DNA helicase RecG, whose product MRNGPQTLLLTWFAKHPGALRHFEQQLKPGVTGLFSGTVKEYRGQLQLLHPEFEVDDPMSFEDEAQRMIESRRPRPVYGLTAGLRNETVVSAVEMVRRLLTPADIPDPLPDEVRGRMPGIVDALQGVHHPLDDTEKDRALARLRFEEAFVLQAELARRKARFAAQAAVARPPRAGGLLDAFDARLPFELTGGQREIGAQIAAELAAGSPMQRLLQGEVGSGKTVVAARAMLQVVDAGGQAALLAPTEVLAAQHARTLQALLGDLAEAGMLGGAEVATRVALLTGSQGSAARRRALGEIAGGAAGIVVGTHALLSEHVQFADLGLVVVDEQHRFGVEQRDVLRAKAGGVPHLLVMTATPIPRTVAMTVFGDLETSTLREVPKGRADVVTHVVPADKPAWLERTWQRIREEVDRGGRAYVVCARIDGDAKKADVDGADLVTDDPPEDEDARPQRPLHAVLEVAEQLRGTPALRGVAVGELHGRMTPEDKDRALADFASGAVPVLVSTTVIEVGVDVPDATVMVVLDADRFGISQLHQLRGRIGRGTKPGVCLLVADAPEGTDAATRLGTLAETRDGFALAAVDLALRREGDVLGAAQSGGSSSLRLLQVTEHADVIERARVAARELVDADPDLEEHPALAEAIRRMLAGEREEFLDRT is encoded by the coding sequence GTGCGGAACGGGCCGCAGACCCTGCTCCTGACCTGGTTCGCCAAGCACCCCGGCGCGCTGCGGCACTTCGAGCAGCAGCTCAAGCCGGGTGTGACCGGCCTGTTCTCGGGCACGGTCAAGGAATACCGCGGCCAGCTCCAGCTCCTGCACCCCGAGTTCGAGGTCGACGACCCGATGTCGTTCGAGGACGAGGCCCAGCGCATGATCGAGTCGCGGCGGCCCCGGCCGGTCTACGGCCTGACCGCGGGCCTGCGGAACGAGACGGTGGTCTCCGCGGTCGAGATGGTGCGCCGCCTGCTCACCCCGGCCGACATCCCGGACCCGCTGCCCGACGAGGTGCGCGGCCGGATGCCGGGGATCGTGGACGCGCTCCAAGGGGTGCACCACCCGCTCGACGACACGGAGAAGGACCGGGCCTTGGCTCGACTGCGGTTCGAGGAGGCGTTCGTCCTGCAGGCCGAGCTGGCCCGCCGCAAGGCCCGGTTCGCGGCGCAGGCGGCGGTCGCGCGGCCGCCGCGCGCGGGCGGGCTGCTGGACGCGTTCGACGCGCGGCTGCCGTTCGAGCTGACGGGAGGCCAGCGGGAGATCGGCGCGCAGATCGCCGCGGAGCTCGCGGCGGGCAGCCCGATGCAGCGGCTGCTGCAGGGCGAGGTCGGCTCCGGCAAGACGGTGGTGGCGGCGCGCGCGATGCTCCAGGTGGTCGACGCCGGCGGGCAGGCGGCGCTGCTCGCCCCGACCGAGGTGCTCGCGGCGCAGCACGCCCGCACGCTGCAGGCCCTGCTGGGCGACCTGGCCGAGGCCGGGATGCTGGGCGGCGCGGAGGTGGCGACGCGGGTGGCGCTGCTGACCGGCTCTCAGGGCTCGGCGGCCCGGCGTCGGGCGCTCGGCGAGATCGCGGGCGGGGCCGCGGGGATCGTGGTCGGCACGCACGCGCTGCTGTCCGAGCACGTGCAGTTCGCGGACCTCGGCCTGGTGGTGGTGGACGAGCAGCACCGGTTCGGCGTGGAGCAGCGGGACGTCCTGCGGGCCAAGGCCGGGGGTGTGCCGCACCTGCTCGTGATGACGGCGACCCCGATCCCGCGCACGGTCGCGATGACGGTGTTCGGCGACCTGGAGACGTCGACGCTCCGCGAGGTGCCGAAGGGCCGCGCGGACGTGGTGACGCACGTGGTCCCGGCGGACAAGCCCGCCTGGCTCGAGCGCACGTGGCAGCGCATCCGCGAGGAGGTCGACCGCGGTGGCCGGGCCTACGTGGTGTGCGCACGGATCGATGGCGACGCGAAGAAGGCCGACGTCGACGGCGCGGACCTGGTGACCGACGACCCGCCGGAGGACGAGGACGCCCGCCCCCAGCGCCCGCTGCACGCGGTGCTGGAGGTCGCGGAGCAGCTGCGCGGCACGCCCGCGCTGCGTGGCGTCGCGGTCGGGGAGCTGCACGGCCGGATGACCCCCGAGGACAAGGACCGGGCGCTCGCGGACTTCGCCTCGGGCGCGGTGCCGGTGCTGGTGTCGACGACCGTGATCGAGGTCGGCGTCGACGTGCCGGACGCCACCGTGATGGTCGTGCTCGACGCGGACCGGTTCGGCATCTCGCAGCTGCACCAGCTCCGCGGGCGGATCGGCCGCGGCACGAAGCCCGGCGTCTGCCTGCTGGTCGCGGACGCCCCGGAGGGCACCGACGCGGCGACCCGGCTCGGCACGCTGGCGGAGACCCGCGACGGGTTCGCGCTCGCGGCGGTGGACCTGGCGCTGCGCCGGGAGGGCGACGTGCTCGGGGCCGCGCAGTCGGGCGGGAGCTCGTCGCTCCGGCTGCTCCAGGTCACCGAGCACGCGGACGTGATCGAGCGGGCCCGGGTCGCGGCGCGCGAGCTCGTCGACGCGGACCCGGACCTGGAGGAGCACCCGGCGCTCGCCGAGGCGATCCGGCGGATGCTGGCGGGGGAGCGCGAGGAGTTCCTCGACCGGACCTGA
- the rnc gene encoding ribonuclease III, whose translation MSTTAAQLAQQLGVHLDPELLVLALTHRSFAHEAGGIPTNERLEFLGDTVLGLVVTEDLYRRHPSQSEGELAKMRAATVSQRALAEVARTLDLGSYVLLGKGELATGGRDKDSILSDTLEALFGAVYLSHGLETSREIVMRLVGPRLAQAADLGAGLDWKTSLQELTATLGMGAPTYQVTSAGPDHARVFTADAVVAGDVYGTGTGTAKKLAEQRAAELAWTALRDGAEAAAGGTAADGTDADGAAADGEPAGSAAVPATAPAAD comes from the coding sequence ATGAGCACCACCGCAGCACAGCTCGCCCAGCAGCTCGGGGTCCACCTGGACCCCGAGCTGCTGGTGCTCGCCCTGACGCACCGGTCGTTCGCCCACGAGGCGGGCGGCATCCCGACCAACGAGCGCCTGGAGTTCCTCGGGGACACCGTGCTCGGCCTGGTCGTCACCGAGGACCTGTACCGCCGGCACCCCTCGCAGTCCGAGGGCGAGCTCGCCAAGATGCGCGCGGCGACCGTGTCGCAGCGGGCGCTCGCCGAGGTCGCCCGCACGCTCGACCTCGGGTCCTACGTGCTGCTCGGCAAGGGGGAGCTCGCCACCGGCGGGCGGGACAAGGACTCGATCCTGTCCGACACCCTCGAGGCGCTGTTCGGCGCCGTCTACCTGTCGCACGGGCTCGAGACCTCCCGCGAGATCGTCATGCGCCTGGTCGGCCCCCGGCTGGCCCAGGCGGCCGACCTGGGCGCGGGGCTGGACTGGAAGACGAGCCTGCAGGAGCTGACCGCGACGCTCGGCATGGGCGCGCCCACCTACCAGGTGACGAGCGCCGGCCCGGACCACGCGCGCGTGTTCACCGCCGACGCCGTCGTCGCCGGCGACGTCTACGGCACCGGGACGGGCACCGCGAAGAAGCTCGCGGAGCAGCGGGCGGCCGAGCTGGCCTGGACCGCGCTGCGGGACGGGGCCGAGGCCGCCGCCGGCGGGACGGCCGCCGACGGGACGGATGCCGATGGGGCGGCCGCCGACGGCGAGCCCGCCGGATCCGCCGCCGTCCCCGCCACCGCGCCCGCCGCGGACTGA
- a CDS encoding DAK2 domain-containing protein: MAGRLGDGGVLRDWLDRAVPALEAARERIDAVNVFPVPDGDTGTNVLLTLRGAADEVAALPAGADGATVLRALARGALLSARGNSGVILSRYLGGLAGAASASLPDALAAAAAAARSAVAEPEDGTVLTVAAVVAEAARQEAALGEGETAALGAGVAAGRADLARISAGHPVLRSARVVDAGACALLVLLDALAAALAGSAGPVDVAWLDAHDAAEPAGAGAEGAAGAHGYEVVALLRVDGDAGGAERVARGLADALAAVGDAVAVVPGEGLVTAHVHTAAPADAAAALGASGARWTATVRTLLGAARPVVACTASGAVAAALADGGAVAVLLPDGTPAGEARDAVRRATQEAQVPVHAAGDARAAGAAGQGTVVVLPGDRLDAAALDPGWVVPAGASDDAGVLASLAALAVPTSAGDTATPAAPTTPTPTTPTTPTTPTEARP, translated from the coding sequence GTGGCTGGGCGACTCGGGGACGGCGGCGTGCTGCGCGACTGGCTGGACCGCGCGGTGCCGGCGCTGGAGGCGGCGCGCGAGCGGATCGACGCGGTGAACGTGTTCCCGGTGCCCGACGGCGACACGGGGACGAACGTGCTGCTCACGCTGCGCGGAGCGGCCGACGAGGTCGCGGCGCTGCCTGCCGGCGCCGACGGGGCGACGGTGCTCCGGGCGCTCGCGCGCGGGGCGCTGCTGTCGGCACGCGGCAACTCCGGGGTGATCCTCAGCCGGTACCTCGGCGGGCTGGCCGGCGCGGCGTCCGCGTCGCTGCCGGACGCGCTGGCGGCCGCCGCGGCGGCGGCGCGCTCGGCGGTGGCCGAGCCGGAGGACGGGACGGTGCTGACCGTCGCCGCGGTGGTGGCCGAGGCGGCGCGGCAGGAGGCGGCGCTGGGCGAGGGCGAGACGGCGGCGCTCGGCGCGGGCGTGGCCGCTGGGCGCGCGGACCTCGCGCGGATCAGCGCGGGGCACCCGGTGCTGCGCTCGGCCCGGGTCGTCGACGCCGGGGCCTGCGCCCTGCTGGTGCTGCTCGACGCCCTGGCCGCAGCCCTCGCGGGCTCCGCCGGGCCCGTGGACGTCGCGTGGCTGGACGCCCACGACGCCGCGGAGCCGGCGGGTGCCGGGGCCGAGGGGGCCGCCGGCGCGCACGGCTACGAGGTCGTCGCGCTGCTGCGGGTCGACGGGGACGCCGGCGGCGCCGAGCGGGTCGCTCGCGGGCTCGCGGACGCGCTGGCCGCGGTGGGCGACGCCGTCGCGGTGGTGCCCGGGGAGGGGCTCGTGACGGCGCACGTGCACACGGCCGCGCCCGCCGACGCCGCGGCGGCACTGGGGGCCTCCGGCGCGCGCTGGACGGCGACGGTGCGGACGCTGCTCGGCGCGGCGCGGCCCGTGGTCGCGTGCACCGCCTCGGGCGCGGTCGCCGCCGCGCTCGCGGACGGCGGCGCGGTCGCCGTGCTGCTGCCGGACGGGACGCCCGCCGGCGAGGCGCGCGACGCCGTCCGCCGCGCGACCCAGGAGGCGCAGGTCCCGGTGCACGCGGCGGGCGACGCCAGGGCGGCGGGGGCCGCCGGGCAGGGGACGGTCGTCGTGCTGCCCGGGGACCGGCTCGACGCCGCCGCCCTGGACCCCGGGTGGGTCGTCCCGGCCGGGGCGTCCGACGACGCGGGGGTGCTCGCCTCGCTCGCCGCCCTCGCGGTCCCCACGAGCGCGGGCGACACCGCGACGCCCGCGGCCCCCACCACCCCGACCCCCACCACCCCCACCACCCCCACGACCCCGACGGAGGCGCGCCCGTGA
- the coaD gene encoding pantetheine-phosphate adenylyltransferase, producing the protein MVLAVCPGSFDPFTLGHLDVVRRARRLADEVVVLVAHNAAKRPLLDVDARVALIEDAVADLPGVRVASSSGLLADELRALGADLVVKGLRGGADFDAELPMALMNRHLSGVETAFVVGDPALSHVASSLVKDVARHGGPIDDLVTPAVAAAVRAALSTPTTADGSRA; encoded by the coding sequence GTGGTTCTCGCGGTCTGCCCCGGCTCCTTCGACCCCTTCACGCTCGGCCACCTGGACGTGGTGCGCCGCGCCCGGCGTCTCGCCGACGAGGTGGTCGTGCTCGTCGCGCACAACGCCGCCAAGCGGCCGCTGCTCGACGTCGACGCCCGCGTGGCGCTGATCGAGGACGCCGTCGCCGACCTCCCGGGCGTGCGCGTGGCGTCCTCGTCCGGCCTGCTGGCCGACGAGCTCCGGGCGCTCGGGGCCGACCTCGTCGTCAAGGGCCTGCGCGGCGGCGCGGACTTCGACGCCGAGCTGCCCATGGCCCTGATGAACCGGCACCTGTCGGGCGTCGAGACGGCGTTCGTCGTCGGCGACCCTGCGCTGTCGCACGTCGCCTCGTCGCTGGTGAAGGACGTGGCCCGGCACGGCGGCCCGATCGACGACCTGGTGACGCCGGCGGTGGCCGCGGCCGTCCGCGCGGCGCTCAGCACCCCCACGACGGCCGACGGGAGCCGCGCATGA
- a CDS encoding DUF6297 family protein, whose product MSEFAATADDAPAPAAGWDDVPEPAVAPTQGRTPVPGARSIRRYTAQVAKRRSGAGIGEVLGDVYYAVVMAAIGLGVALGLAGQLRSTLPHVPDEALRSGISLPTVVAVAAFVVAGVVLSLSARLGPVGAGGAEATWWLGMPVDRRGLLRPASLRLPIASGLIGGVVLALLDGGLLADHGVGHVLRLGGTAALVCAGLALLAGHLQSRGVPRRVTALAGDAVIGVAPVLALVAALAGWRVAALPDVPWWVLVVLAVAVAGGWWWLDTRLGRIRGRDLRESGSVATQAAGALVSMDSRELGRALSDSAARPRRRRVRRMRLVRGPVSAVVVADVTVLLRSPRHLVQLVVSALVPVVVVITPQLAGVLGVILAVLVSGYVGMLATGEGARRAEMAPIVDRLLPMSAKAVRRARLIVPGVAMLLWSAAAFAAVGRWEGEVGPWLLLGVVSAPVWAGAALRAAYRPSPNWEGPLVATPMGALPGGVAAVLARGPDVAVLGMVPVVLSVALGTVLPQVVVVQAAVSAIALLVGSSTSTKTMMERMTDMQETAEAEKKRAGR is encoded by the coding sequence GTGAGCGAGTTCGCCGCCACCGCCGACGACGCCCCCGCACCCGCGGCCGGCTGGGACGACGTCCCCGAGCCCGCCGTCGCCCCGACGCAGGGCCGGACGCCGGTCCCGGGCGCCCGCTCGATCCGCCGGTACACCGCGCAGGTCGCCAAGCGCCGGTCGGGCGCGGGCATCGGCGAGGTGCTGGGCGACGTCTACTACGCGGTGGTCATGGCGGCGATCGGCCTGGGCGTCGCCCTCGGCCTCGCCGGGCAGCTCCGCTCGACGCTGCCGCACGTGCCCGACGAGGCGCTGCGCTCGGGCATCAGCCTGCCGACGGTCGTCGCGGTGGCCGCGTTCGTCGTCGCGGGCGTCGTGCTGTCGCTCAGCGCCCGGCTCGGGCCGGTGGGCGCGGGCGGCGCGGAGGCGACCTGGTGGCTCGGGATGCCGGTGGACCGCCGCGGGCTGCTCCGCCCGGCCTCGCTCCGGCTGCCGATCGCGTCCGGCCTGATCGGCGGCGTGGTGCTCGCGCTGCTGGACGGCGGGCTGCTCGCGGACCACGGCGTCGGCCACGTCCTGCGGCTGGGCGGCACGGCCGCGCTGGTGTGCGCCGGGCTGGCGCTGCTGGCCGGGCACCTGCAGAGCCGCGGGGTGCCGCGCCGGGTGACGGCGCTCGCCGGCGACGCGGTCATCGGCGTGGCGCCGGTGCTCGCGCTCGTCGCGGCGCTCGCGGGCTGGCGGGTCGCCGCGCTGCCGGACGTCCCCTGGTGGGTCCTGGTCGTGCTCGCCGTGGCGGTGGCCGGCGGGTGGTGGTGGCTCGACACCCGGCTCGGCCGGATCCGCGGCCGCGACCTGCGGGAGAGCGGCTCGGTCGCCACCCAGGCCGCCGGCGCGCTGGTGTCCATGGACTCGCGCGAGCTCGGCCGCGCGCTGTCGGACTCGGCCGCGCGGCCGCGGCGGCGCCGCGTGCGCCGGATGCGGCTGGTCCGCGGCCCGGTGTCGGCGGTGGTGGTCGCGGACGTGACGGTGCTGCTGCGCTCGCCGCGGCACCTGGTGCAGCTCGTCGTGTCGGCGCTCGTGCCGGTGGTCGTCGTCATCACGCCGCAGCTCGCGGGCGTGCTCGGCGTGATCCTCGCGGTGCTGGTCAGCGGCTACGTCGGGATGCTGGCGACGGGGGAGGGCGCGCGACGCGCCGAGATGGCCCCGATCGTCGACCGGCTGCTGCCGATGTCGGCCAAGGCGGTCCGCCGCGCGCGGCTGATCGTGCCGGGCGTGGCGATGCTGCTCTGGTCGGCCGCCGCGTTCGCCGCGGTCGGCCGCTGGGAGGGCGAGGTCGGGCCGTGGCTGCTGCTCGGCGTCGTGTCGGCCCCGGTGTGGGCCGGGGCCGCGCTGCGCGCCGCGTACCGCCCGTCGCCCAACTGGGAGGGCCCGCTGGTGGCGACGCCGATGGGCGCGCTGCCCGGCGGCGTCGCGGCCGTGCTGGCCCGCGGCCCGGACGTCGCGGTGCTCGGCATGGTGCCGGTCGTCCTGTCCGTCGCGCTCGGCACGGTGCTGCCGCAGGTCGTGGTGGTGCAGGCCGCGGTGTCGGCGATCGCGCTGCTGGTCGGGTCGAGCACCAGCACGAAGACGATGATGGAGCGCATGACGGACATGCAGGAGACCGCCGAGGCCGAGAAGAAGCGGGCCGGCCGGTGA
- a CDS encoding ABC transporter ATP-binding protein, translating to MSKQPVIRAVDLLVGYGGEPVCAPVSFTLPPGKALALVGANGSGKSTVLRAVLGLLEPVGGRVEVLGRAVDEREVGFRTRVSSVLDDDAYFPALTVAEHLYLTARGHGVQGADAVVDELLDEFGLTEHAAALPVALSSGQRRRLLLAAGLVRPRSLLVLDEPEQRLDVAMRDHLAQRLVDEKRAGGSVLLATHDPELLRVVADRAVLVADDHSRLLSTADAVEALRPGVL from the coding sequence GTGTCGAAGCAGCCCGTGATCCGTGCCGTCGATCTGCTCGTCGGGTACGGCGGGGAGCCCGTGTGCGCCCCCGTCTCGTTCACCCTCCCGCCCGGGAAGGCCCTCGCGCTCGTCGGCGCGAACGGCTCGGGCAAGTCGACGGTGCTGCGCGCCGTGCTCGGCCTGCTGGAGCCGGTCGGCGGCCGGGTGGAGGTGCTGGGCCGCGCCGTGGACGAGCGCGAGGTCGGGTTCCGCACCCGGGTGTCGAGCGTGCTGGACGACGACGCGTACTTCCCGGCGCTGACGGTCGCCGAGCACCTGTACCTCACGGCCCGCGGGCACGGGGTGCAGGGCGCGGACGCGGTGGTGGACGAGCTGCTGGACGAGTTCGGGCTGACCGAGCACGCCGCGGCGCTGCCGGTCGCGCTGTCCTCGGGGCAGCGCCGCCGGCTGCTGCTCGCCGCCGGGCTCGTGCGCCCGCGGTCGCTGCTGGTGCTCGACGAGCCCGAGCAGCGCCTGGACGTCGCGATGCGCGACCACCTGGCGCAGCGGCTGGTCGACGAGAAGCGCGCGGGCGGCTCGGTGCTGCTGGCGACGCACGACCCCGAGCTGCTGCGCGTCGTGGCGGACCGCGCGGTGCTGGTCGCGGACGACCACTCGCGCCTGCTCAGCACCGCGGACGCCGTCGAGGCGCTGCGGCCGGGCGTGCTGTGA
- the mutM gene encoding bifunctional DNA-formamidopyrimidine glycosylase/DNA-(apurinic or apyrimidinic site) lyase: MPELPEVETVRDGLERHVVGRSVRAVEVRRPYSVRRHLAGPDDLAGRLAGRTLTAAVRRGKFLWLPLDHPGAAGAIPDDALLAHLGMSGQLLVRGTPADVEQGGAHTHLRVRLLLDDGGALDFVDQRTFGHLSVVDLLPTPDARPGGAGSDLPLVPAPAAHIGRDLLDPAVDREAVARAIRRRRTQIKRAVLDQGVVSGVGNIYADEGLWRARVHPATPTADLDQATALRVLDGVAKVMSDALAQGGTSFDALYVNVNGASGYFDRSLAVYGQAGEPCPRCGTPVVREPFMNRSSHFCPVCQPAPAG, encoded by the coding sequence GTGCCCGAGCTCCCCGAGGTCGAGACCGTCCGGGACGGCCTGGAGCGGCACGTCGTGGGCCGCTCGGTCCGCGCCGTCGAGGTCCGCCGCCCGTACAGCGTCCGCCGCCACCTCGCCGGCCCCGACGACCTCGCCGGGCGCCTGGCCGGCCGCACGCTGACCGCCGCCGTGCGCCGCGGCAAGTTCCTGTGGCTGCCGCTCGACCACCCCGGCGCGGCCGGAGCCATCCCCGACGACGCGCTGCTCGCGCACCTCGGCATGAGCGGCCAGCTGCTGGTGCGGGGCACGCCCGCCGACGTCGAGCAGGGCGGCGCGCACACGCACCTGCGGGTCCGGCTGCTGCTCGACGACGGGGGTGCGCTCGACTTCGTCGACCAGCGGACCTTCGGCCACCTGTCCGTCGTCGACCTGCTGCCCACGCCGGATGCGCGCCCGGGCGGCGCGGGCTCGGACCTCCCGCTGGTGCCGGCACCAGCGGCGCACATCGGCCGCGACCTGCTCGACCCGGCCGTCGACCGCGAGGCCGTCGCCCGCGCGATCCGCCGCCGCCGGACGCAGATCAAGCGCGCCGTGCTCGACCAGGGCGTCGTGTCCGGGGTCGGCAACATCTACGCCGACGAGGGCCTGTGGCGCGCGCGGGTGCACCCCGCGACGCCGACGGCCGACCTCGACCAGGCGACCGCCCTGCGGGTGCTCGACGGCGTCGCCAAGGTGATGTCGGACGCGCTCGCCCAGGGCGGCACGAGCTTCGACGCCCTGTACGTGAACGTCAACGGCGCGTCCGGGTACTTCGACCGGTCGCTCGCGGTCTACGGGCAGGCGGGCGAGCCGTGCCCGCGGTGCGGGACGCCGGTCGTGCGGGAGCCGTTCATGAACCGCTCCTCGCACTTCTGCCCGGTCTGCCAGCCGGCCCCCGCGGGCTGA
- a CDS encoding phosphoglycerate dehydrogenase: protein MTTVLLPSSIPLSPTLPEGVRAATYDVEQPVPEHLVDADALVAWGNPTAQLADAARRMGRLRWVQTLAAGPDAVLSAGFPPHVTITSGRGLHDGPVAEHTLALVLAAARRLPELVRAQDQHRWADELGGMQRLPHEGGEFRSLSGARVLIWGFGSIAARLAPLLTVLGAQVVGVASRAGERAGYPVITPAEVPQALPGTDVLIGILPATSATRRALDAAVFARLPRHAWVVNVGRGSTLDEEALLAAIAGGRIAGAALDVFETEPLPASSPLWDEPRVLITPHAAGGRPVGADTLLTDNIGAFERGEPLRNVVRR, encoded by the coding sequence ATGACGACGGTGCTGCTGCCCTCCTCGATCCCCCTGTCCCCCACGCTCCCCGAGGGTGTCCGCGCCGCGACGTACGACGTGGAGCAGCCGGTCCCGGAGCACCTGGTGGACGCCGACGCGCTCGTCGCCTGGGGGAACCCGACCGCGCAGCTCGCCGACGCCGCGCGGCGGATGGGCCGGCTCCGCTGGGTGCAGACGCTCGCCGCCGGCCCCGACGCGGTGCTGAGCGCCGGGTTCCCGCCGCACGTCACGATCACGTCCGGCCGGGGCCTGCACGACGGCCCGGTCGCGGAGCACACCCTCGCGCTGGTGCTCGCCGCGGCCCGCCGGCTGCCCGAGCTGGTGCGCGCGCAGGACCAGCACCGCTGGGCGGACGAGCTCGGGGGCATGCAGCGGCTGCCGCACGAGGGCGGGGAGTTCCGCTCGCTGTCCGGGGCGCGGGTGCTGATCTGGGGGTTCGGCTCGATCGCCGCCCGGCTCGCGCCTCTGCTCACGGTGCTCGGCGCGCAGGTCGTCGGGGTGGCGTCGCGCGCCGGGGAGCGGGCGGGCTACCCGGTCATCACGCCCGCGGAGGTGCCGCAGGCGCTGCCCGGCACCGACGTGCTCATCGGCATCCTCCCCGCCACCTCCGCGACCCGGCGCGCGCTCGACGCCGCGGTGTTCGCGCGGCTGCCCCGGCACGCGTGGGTGGTCAACGTCGGGCGCGGGTCGACCCTGGACGAGGAGGCGCTGCTGGCGGCGATCGCGGGTGGTCGCATCGCGGGGGCGGCGCTCGACGTGTTCGAGACCGAGCCGCTGCCGGCGTCCTCCCCGCTGTGGGACGAACCGCGGGTGCTCATCACCCCGCACGCCGCCGGCGGCAGGCCCGTGGGCGCGGACACCCTGCTCACCGACAACATCGGCGCGTTCGAGCGCGGCGAGCCGCTGCGGAACGTCGTCCGGCGCTGA